TGCTTCTTGtgcttttaatgaaatttttttaaagagatcAGTTGTGTCTAGATCAATACCTTTATACTGTTCAAAATCTGCTATAAGCATGCGTTCAATTTCACCAGCTCGTTTACGATTGAATAATTGAACTGAGGTTAACGTACATTCTGTCAATGTCAACCAAGTTTCATATGTGTATTCGTTCGTTAAATCGTCACATGCTTTCTGTCGTTTACATTTTAAGTACATATACAATTTAGCTATGTCATCCAATGATGGAAGATCatcatttttttgtctttGATGTTGTAAGCGTGTTTCCATAACTGTTTTGTTAACACTGGTACCATAATcttctgttaataattctaaaaagtcTTTGACTAAAACTTTTCTCTCATTATCTTGACGTTTTATGCATTCCGTAATGAGTAGGTGaccaactttttttattaatgttccCAACATGGCTGCTGTAGTAGGTTTAGAATAAATTCCTACTTCATCATCTAAACCCGCTACTTTGTTAACTGTACTAATAACgtcttcataaaattttggataatatatagattccaaatcaattatatctttattactcTCTTTAATAGTTAACAGAAAACGGCCTAACAGTCTTAGGTGTGCGCGAATCATGTCATGCTGGTGttgaagtttatatttaatagacaACTTGTTACCATATAAAATAACGAGTTTATCATATCTTATTACACGACACACATCATCCTCTCTTATCACAGGTAATATTACAGATCGTAATTTTCTGTTAGCCGCGCTATGTACTCTACCTAAAATTGAACGTCCCAAAACTGTTACAGCTTTAGTGTGCTTGCTATTACGACCAGTacatcgataaaaatgttggcGAAGTGaaattttggagaaaaagCCATGACATTTAGCGCAAGGTAAATAATCTTTAACTTCCTTATTTTTTGAAGCTTGTGGTCTTCGACAGACAATTAAATCACCTTTCCCGATATTACTGTCAGTGTTGTACTGAAAATTTCCTTTGCGTCTAATTgtatctattattttcaatctttctctacattttttaggcagtaaactgaattttttaacttcaTCTTCATTGGAATGAATGGTCTCCAAATGACGTGCTATCTTCGTAtgtaactttttacaaaagaagcaacaattttttttttatctttagtacTGCTAGATGAAGTTGGAATGTATAAATCTTTATCATCAAGTACTCCTACTGCTGGTACTTCTACTGATTTGTTGATTTCCAGAGACGTATTTGATTTATTAGATCGCTCTTTGCATTTGTCGTTTTCATCCTCCTCGTCCTTATCATCGTCATCATTACAAGATTCTGAATAAGATTCATTTGATGGATAATATTCAGAATCATCATTGGATTCGCTCTCCACTATCTCCATTGCTGTAAaagtgtattataataaaaaattcttaaatataacagGAATAaggaaataacattttaattattcacaccgcataattaaaaaatcgcacGTGCTTcttgattttctttaaattattatttaatgcattaatcacttttttaaccaaattttttatcatttttgcaattattagcGTTGCAGGttaaatgtttgtaaatattaacatacTACTATTGACAATCATGGGTGTCCAAAACAATAAACAACGATTTAAATATCGATTCAATCAATGCGAACATTTTCTGTCAgtaaaatgttgcaaataaaatctttgttcAATAGAAACCGTAAATTTTATGCGTTGAAACGTTAAGTAGAGATCCAATATACTacgaaacaataattttatgtaaaagtgaataaataaactccaaagtaaataaataagccATATTAATAtcagtaattataaattaatgagctaaatatatatattccttaTACGTTACTTGGGATAATCTTACCTGCGTTTGATAACACAGCCGCTGCAATGTTAGTATcgtcttttttattgttatttatagtatcatcttttttattattatttatagtatcatctttttcattattatttatagtatcatctttctcattattatttatagtatcatctttttcattattatttttagtatcatctttttcattatctttatctaaaacgagaaattattgtagttttccaaattaaccaatatttataaaatgtgcttgtatcaattatgataatgtcttgaaaaaattctaatgtagtacatatatatgtatatacattaatgttatcTATGTTtgatgcaatattaatatcattattcagGTTTTTGCTATTTTCTTTATCTGAAACGAGTAATTTaacaagtttataaattaaggcCCCTGAACCCGGCACCATGTTTGAAATTGTGACGTCAGAGGCGAGAAATGACACAcgagaattcttgcgtgccattttttaataaaaagatattttgatgaaataatattatagatcGCTTTAGCACACttgtaaaattgtccgaaaactatCCTTTTCCGTTGACAGTTAATAAACAACCGTATGAATGTGATATGAAGCTTATCATGCGAGGAAATACGCGGTTTGACAACAATTTTACGAGTGTACTAAAGCGATCTATAGTGTTatttgatcaaaatatatttttatttaaaaaggcaCGCAAAAATTCTCAGCGTGTCATTTCTCGTCTCTGACGTCACGATTCCAACATAGCCGCGGCGAGTACCCAGGAGCctttatgaatatttgtataatttgcaTTACATTAAACGTAcaatactttgaaaaattctaaatctGCATACACATATTGGTTCTTACCTATATCTGATGACacaacagaaatattttcaacattgttATATGTTTTACTACTATCTTtatctagaataaaaaattataaatttaagaatgtaattttataaattttcactcATAGTAtgcttatattataaattatacacgtaatatttttaggCTTTCCAGTTggtatatttacatttttaatgtgtatttttgtaattaatatatgttataacccaatatataaaataaagtttttaatatagagatatagatttgtttgttttgttgCATGTTTTTTTAGACACGTTTTACTAGTTGCTGTTTCTTTTCTCCAATGCCTGAATATATACGTTCTGCTATTTTTAAgtatgaaaagtatataaagtaCAAGTAAAACGAACAAACTTTATGAGAGGTGAACTCATAGTTTATATGAGGTGTATACCACACTTACATTATGAGAGGTGTTATTAATactatatttgaaaatgtgagtaaaaaatttgttctatTCAAACAACAGGCATATCTTAaagatatctaataaaagTGAGGTCTGTCAGATGTCTTTAAGACATGCTTGTTGTTGGTTACTTACTTCTATTGATATTATGCAAACTTATTTTTGGGATTCctctttccaaattttttttaagtatatttaaatactcaACATTTGctggaataaaagaaatatatataatgttttttattacaatatgaaTAGGACCTATCCAGGtgcattttcaatatttttgtgaaaatgtattgtgtgtgtgcgtgcgtattcGTGCGTGCATATGCGTGCgtatgcgtgtgtgcgtgcttgtgcgtgcgtgtgcatGCTTGTATGTgcttgtgtgtgcgtgtgcgtgcgtgtatgagcgtgtgtgcgcgtgtgtaaTTGACACgtaatctgtaaaatttttcaaaagatttttacaaaaaaagtgaCTTACGATGCCGCACTACAACTTCTACTTTACAATGtattccattaatttttactttcttagCACGTAAACTGCGTATACGCGAGGGAAGTCGCgagattttacaaatataatacgtTTTGtcggaaaatttaattaatgcgaaCATGTTTTCCGCAAGCTTTAACACAACAATATGTAACAATTGAGActgctaaataataaaaggcGAAAACAAATGACAAGAAACAAAAAGGTTTATGCTCAACAATCGCTTCTTAAGCCTTGTGTACACGATGCTAAAACTCGGTCCGAAATCTCGGTCCGAGAAATGTAACCAATAAGTTGATTGCAAGTTAATTGGCTACACATTTCTCGGACCAAGATCTCGGACTGTGGCTGTGTTCCGAATTTaacagtactgaaaatctatagtttatgtcacgtatattgtagattttcaatACTGGCGGTGAATTTCAGAACGCAGCCTGAGTCCGAGATCTAGCATCGTGAACACAAGGTTTAAGAAACGATTGTTGAGAATAAACCTTTTTGTTTCTTGTCATTTGTTTTCgccttttattatttagcagTCTCAATTGTTACATATTGTTGTGTTAAAGCTTGCGGAAAACATGttcgcattaattaaattttccgaCAAAacgtattatatttgtaaaatctcGCGACTTCCCTCGCGTATACGCAGTTTACGTGctaagaaagtaaaaattaatggaataCATTGTAAAGTAGAAGTTGTAGTGCGGCATCGTAAGtcactttttttgtaaaaatcttttgaaaaattttacagattacGTGTCAattacacacacgcacacacgctcatacacgcacgcacacgcacacacaagcACATACAAGCatgcacacgcacgcacaagcacgcacacacgcatacGCACGCATATGCACGCACgaatacgcacgcacacacacaatacattttcacaaaaatattgaaaatgcaCCTGGATAGGTCCTAttcatattgtaataaaaaacattatatatatttcttttattccagCAAATGTtgagtatttaaatatacttaaaaaaaatttggaaagagGAATCCCAAAAATAAGTTTGCATAATATCAATAGAAGTAAGTAACCAACAACAAGCATGTCTTAAAGACATCTGACAGACCTCActtttattagatatcttTAAGATATGCCTGTTGTTTGAatagaacaaattttttactcacattttcaaatatagtATTAATAACACCTCTCATAATGTAAGTGTGGTATACACCTCATATAAACTATGAGTTCACCTCTCATAAAGTTTGTTCGTTTTACTTGtactttatatacttttcatacTTAAAAATAGCAGAACGTATATATTCAGGCATTGGAGAAAAGAAACAGCAACTAGTAAAACGTGTCTAAAAAAACATGcaacaaaacaaacaaatctatatctctatattaaaaactttattttatatattgggttataacatatattaattacaaaaatacacattaaaaatgtaaatataccAACTGGAAAGcctaaaaatattacgtgtataatttataatataagcaTACTATgagtgaaaatttataaaattacattcttaaatttataattttttattctagataAAGATAGTAGTAAAACATATaacaatgttgaaaatatttctgttgtGTCATCAGATATAGGTAAGAACCAATATGTGTATGCagatttagaatttttcaaagtattgTACGTTTAATGTAAtgcaaattatacaaatattcataaagGCTCCTGGGTACTCGCCGCGGCTATGTTGGAATCGTGACGTCAGAGACGAGAAATGACACGCTGAGAATTTTTGCGtgcctttttaaataaaaatatattttgatcaaatAACACTATAGATCGCTTTAGTACACTCGTAAAATTGTTGTCAAACCGCGTATTTCCTCGCATGATAAGCTTCATATCACATTCATACGGTTGTTTATTAACTGTCAACGGAAAAGGatagttttcggacaattttacaaGTGTGCTAAAGCgatctataatattatttcatcaaaatatctttttattaaaaaatggcacgcaagaattctcgTGTGTCATTTCTCGCCTCTGACGTCACAATTTCAAACATGGTGCCGGGTTCAGGGgccttaatttataaacttgttAAATTACTCGTTTCAGATAAAGAAAATAGCAAAAACctgaataatgatattaatattgcatcaAACATAgataacattaatgtatatacatatatatgtactacattagaattttttcaagacattatcataattgatacaagcacattttataaatattggttaatttggaaaactacaataatttctcgttttagataaagataatgaaaaagatgatactaaaaataataatgaaaaagatgatactataaataataatgagaaagatgatactataaataataatgaaaaagatgatactataaataataataaaaaagatgatactataaataacaataaaaaagacgATACTAACATTGCAGCGGCTGTGTTATCAAACGCAGGTAAGATTATCCCAAGTAACGTAtaaggaatatatatatttagctcattaatttataattactgaTATTAATATggcttatttatttactttggagtttatttattcacttttacataaaattattgtttcgtAGTATATTGGATCTCTACTTAACGTTTCAACGCATAAAATTTACGGTTTCTATTgaacaaagattttatttgcaacattttacTGACAGAAAATGTTCGCATTGATTGAATCGATATTTAAATCGTTGTTTATTGTTTTGGACACCCATGATTGTCAATAGTAgtatgttaatatttacaaacatttaaCCTGCAACgctaataattgcaaaaatgataaaaaatttggttaaaaaagtgattaatgcattaaataataatttaaagaaaatcaagAAGCACgtgcgattttttaattatgcggtgtgaataattaaaatgttatttcctTATTCctgttatatttaagaattttttattataatacacttTTACAGCAATGGAGATATAGTGGAGAGCGAATCCAATGATGATTCTGAATATTATCCATCAAATGAATCTTATTCAGAATCTTGTAATGATGACGATGATAAGGACGAGGAGGATGAAAACGACAAATGCAAAGAGCGATCTAATAAATCAAATACGTCTCTGGAAATCAACAAATCAGTAGAAGTACCAGCAGTAGGAGTACTTGATGATAAAGATTTATACATTCCAACTTCATCTAGCAgtactaaagataaaaaaaaattgttgcttcttttgtaaaaagttacaTACGAAGATAGCACGTCATTTGGAGACCATTCATTCCAATGAAGAtgaagttaaaaaattcagtttactgcctaaaaaatgtagagaaagattgaaaataatagatacAATTAGACGCAAAGGAAATTTTCAGTACAACACTGACAGTAATATCGGGAAAGGTGATTTAATTGTCTGTCGAAGACCACAAGCTTCAAAAAATAAGGAAGTTAAAGATTATTTACCTTGCGCTAAATGTCATGGctttttctccaaaatttCACTTCgccaacatttttatcgatgtACTGGTCGTAATAGCAAGCACACTAAAGCTGTAACAGTTTTGGGACGTTCAATTTTAGGTAGAGTACATAGCGCGGCTAACAGAAAATTACGATCTGTAATATTACCTGTGATAAGAGAGGATGATGTGTGTCGTGTAATAAGATATGATAAACTCGTTATTTTATATGGTAACAAGTtgtctattaaatataaacttcaaCACCAGCATGACATGATTCGCGCACACCTAAGACTGTTAGGCCGTTTTCTGTTAACTATTAAAGAgagtaataaagatataattgatttggaatctatatattatccaaaattttatgaagacGTTATTAGTACAGTTAACAAAGTAGCGGGTTTAGATGATGAAGTAGGAATTTATTCTAAACCTACTACAGCAGCCATGTTGggaacattaataaaaaaagttggtCACCTACTCATTACGGAATGCATAAAACGTCAAGATAATGAGAGAAAAGTTTTAGTCAAAgactttttagaattattaacagaagATTATGGTACCAGTGTTAACAAAACAGTTATGGAAACACGCTTACAACATCaaagacaaaaaaatgatGATCTTCCATCATTGGATGACATAGCTAAATTGTATATGTACTTAAAATGTAAACGACAGAAAGCATGTGACGATTTAACGAACGAATACACATATGAAACTTGGTTGACATTGACAGAATGTACGTTAACCTCAGTTCAATTATTCAATCGTAAACGAGCTGGTGAAATTGAACGCATGCTTATAGCAGATTTTGAACAGTATAAAGGTATTGATCTAGACACAACTgatctctttaaaaaaatttcattaaaagcaCAAGAAGCAGCAAAGAAATATGTACGCTTTGTGATTAGAGGCAAACTTGGTCGCACAGTACCTGTGATATTAAATTGCAGTTTATtagaatgtataaaattaatactacaATTTCGCGAAAACGCGAAAGTTTCTGCAGAAAATCCATACATCTTTGGTCTTCCAAGCTATAATCGAAaacgttttaaatatttaagagcTTGTGTTCTTATGAGAAAATTTTCTGAAGATTGTAATGCAAAAGTTGCACATTTATTACGCGGCACTAAGCTAAGAAAGCACATTGCTACATTTTGTGCAAGTATGGAGCTTGCTGACACAGAAATATCTGATCTTGCAAACTTCATGGGACATGCTGAAAAAATACACAGGGAAGTGTACAGGCAACCCATTATTAGTCgtgatattttgaatattacacAACATTTAGAAGCGGCTCATGGATGTGATTCTCAAAGTACAGAGGAAAGTTTCAGTGAAGATAGTAGCAACAAtgatgaacaaaatattaggGGAGAAAATATAGAAGCAGCTATAAATGAAGGtacaaattatcataaataattaattatactaatgatgttaattttatgtgaGTCATGAGAACATTGTGTCAGTTACATAAATCTCTATCAAAATATCCTTATTAACTACGTGACATCTACCAATAcgatatatattctaattacaGAAACAAATGATAATAGCTCATTTGATAATACATCTAAATCAGGAATTGCAAATGtaccaaaaattaaaagacggTCTagtaagtatattataatgttttattttgaatttattatcataataaatacgCGCACACGTGTGAGAAAGTTGCAAGCTATATTAGGTTTGCTCGTGTCGCAATACCCCAACATGCTCCTACTCGCTCCAATACACTCCAATCtataatatacgtaacgtaatacTATAGATTGGAGCTATAGTATTAGAGCGAGTAGGAGCATGTTGGAGCATACGATgcgaacaaatatattatgatactaGAGACAATCACGTGTCAATGATTATTGTGTCAAAATATAAAggcaaaacttataatttaacaattgatTGGTCAATggcataattttcaatttacacCTACATATTTACATTGTGTCACATTAAATTTACTCGACTTATTTCGtcaactattaaaatttaaataagttaaaatgtaatctcttaatgagaaataatcttaatttaaaaatttacattacgcTACAACAAATCTATTCAACTGACAATGTTTTCATTGATTATTcagttgttaaaatttaaaataaaaagtatgataTAAAGTATGATATAGGTCGATCGAGTAAATTATATGtagcataatatttaataaaattataatttataaattgattctataagtacttactttatataacttatacAGTTCATACAAAACTTCTAATTATACTATACCAACTTATACAGTTGGTACGAAAATTCTAACACTGCACAAATGGTCATTTTTTTGGTTCTCCATATAGTAACATTGTACAAATGGCCAACATTTTTATAGGTTCTCCACATGGTCACATAAAGCGAAAACGATGGAGTGAATGTGAAAAAACAGTGGTGCTAACAGCATTCGATGAAATCATAAGAAATGGCAAGTTACCTTCGTTACAGGCAATTCATGAAGTCATAAAACAAAACTCTTGCTTAAGACATAGATCATCTCCGCAAATAAAAACATGGTTGCATAatcaacttaaaaaaattaagtaaccaaaataaaattaattttctatttgttctgctatatttctttgtattttcttCTCTGAATCAAAtgtcaaatgtatttttaatgccTTCGGATTTTCTGCTATGTGTCTGTTCACTATATTCTAAACAATACTTTGAAAAGGTAAAAGCATAAGATTTATAACGAGTTATATTaagttatatcaaatttataatatattataagcatagttattttcttaaagaaacaagtatatttttatgtttgtcaaatatgtcaaaattttaatatatcaaacttgaattaatatattccatatatatatatattggtaTTCTTATActattttgtttctcttaCAAAGTCAAATGTACTTTTTCCTCTTGAAGTATCAAGTATGCAAATGTGAATGTGTGtagtatattattacacaattattttattattattatatataattttatttttatttaatatataattttttggctATCTACTATCCACTTCACTATTGTAAATCATACTTTGTAAAACTCGAAGAAACAGATTTATGATcacttttctttattaaaattattacaaattgtaaacagagttatatttttaataaaatacctacaatatttgtatgtttgtcaaataatatgtcgaaactgaattatatatgaaatttgaattaatcttctattttttttttccttcagtATGTGAATGTATAATAcgttactataaaaaatatgctataCTTCTTCTGTTATCTGTCGACTCactattataaacaattctcCATAGAACTAAACGCAATAGATTTAGGATCATTTACGTTTATTGAAAaccttatatattttcagcCACAgttcttttcttaataaactatagatataatatttgtacattcGTCAAGTAATACAAGCATACGTTACCTAATAACagatttattacatatcattatcaatatatcattatcatcattatctcgattttaataaataataattatgattacaaaaaaagcCATGCAAACAAACATCTTGAATCATACAAAACACAACGATACACTTTTTTCAGGAAAACAGAACTGTGTAcctttttttatccttatgtctCTCATCTTACTAGCATCAAGCATTcttgaaaatacaaaaaaaatatattgtagaaaaattaaatattatgaaataattgagCGCCAAAAACGTTCTTCTTAATTTCTTAcgtttttctaaaattcttgTCATAAGCGTTTTTTATGGATGGTTATATTTTGTTGACAGATTTCCTAACCTTacatatcaaaaaaatttattaataatgtttagtTTGTCCCGTTAATCCCAGATTTTGTTAAAAGTCATTTAATGTCTTTTCGTATAAAAACAAGTggtagaaaagtaaaaatcgTTACTCggcactattaaaaaaataatatgttcttaaaaattatgcttttaaagattaaaaaatctgtcgtatcaaaatacaacaatatcagctgtatataattaatgaatagattatcttaaatataaacacaGATTATAAATACCGGTCTGAATCTTCCATTTATCTAATTGGTGCATTCAGCCGACACAACAGTTGTGTGAGCGCACACTGCCGTTGGAGTATTCCATCAGATctttaatatatcatataaaggATGTCCGATTTTAATTGTCCCAGgcaaatatctcaaaaaatgcGCGAGATACGAAGAAACGTTTTAGACAAGAGTTTCATGACTTCGAGGGGAACATAAGACGGTATGGTTGATTTGATAGTCGTTTGaaggtcacatgaaggtcacctttaaatttttaaatggaaaaaattttacatgtgAGTAATCTTCTGAGTCGAAAGTCGAAAATGAATGCCAAATAGCAAGCGTGGCCAAGTGAATAAGGCGAGTGACTAGAGTGCTGGTGGTCTCATGTTTAACACCTactttttgcaacatttttttccatttttttccttatttgtttttaacaatgtacaatcaagtaaattattagatgttttaggttaaaaaacattttatgtttgtgaaaaatattcgcatatgtcaA
The nucleotide sequence above comes from Linepithema humile isolate Giens D197 chromosome 4, Lhum_UNIL_v1.0, whole genome shotgun sequence. Encoded proteins:
- the LOC136999285 gene encoding uncharacterized protein — its product is MIKIYTFQLHLAVLKIKKNCCFFCKKLHTKIARHLETIHSNEDEVKKFSLLPKKCRERLKIIDTIRRKGNFQYNTDSNIGKGDLIVCRRPQASKNKEVKDYLPCAKCHGFFSKISLRQHFYRCTGRNSKHTKAVTVLGRSILGRVHSAANRKLRSVILPVIREDDVCRVIRYDKLVILYGNKLSIKYKLQHQHDMIRAHLRLLGRFLLTIKESNKDIIDLESIYYPKFYEDVISTVNKVAGLDDEVGIYSKPTTAAMLGTLIKKVGHLLITECIKRQDNERKVLVKDFLELLTEDYGTSVNKTVMETRLQHQRQKNDDLPSLDDIAKLYMYLKCKRQKACDDLTNEYTYETWLTLTECTLTSVQLFNRKRAGEIERMLIADFEQYKGIDLDTTDLFKKISLKAQEAAKKYVRFVIRGKLGRTVPVILNCSLLECIKLILQFRENAKVSAENPYIFGLPSYNRKRFKYLRACVLMRKFSEDCNAKVAHLLRGTKLRKHIATFCASMELADTEISDLANFMGHAEKIHREVYRQPIISRDILNITQHLEAAHGCDSQSTEESFSEDSSNNDEQNIRGENIEAAINEETNDNSSFDNTSKSGIANVPKIKRRSSSPHGHIKRKRWSECEKTVVLTAFDEIIRNGKLPSLQAIHEVIKQNSCLRHRSSPQIKTWLHNQLKKIK